GTAAGGGCCGAGTAGTCGTGCGTTCGCGTACTGAAATTGAACAACTCAAAGGTGGCAAGAAACAGATTATTGTTACTGAAATTCCTTACGATGTTAATAAGGCAGTTCTTGTTAAAAAAATTGATGATATTCGAGTCAATAACAAGGTTCCAGGCATTGCAGAAGTTCGTGATGAGTCTGACCGTTCAGGCTTGCGTATTGCTATCGAACTTAAGAAGGATGCTGACAGCCAAACCATTCTTAACTACCTTTTGAAATATACGGATCTGCAGGTCAACTACAATTTCAATATGGTGGCTATTGATCATTTCACCCCACGTCAAGTGGGCTTACAAAAGATTTTGTCTAGCTACATTGCTCACCGTCGCGATATTATCGTTGCTCGTTCAAAATTTGATAAGGAAAAGGCTGAAAAACGCCTTCATATTGTTGAAGGGTTGATTCGTGTTATCTCAATTTTGGATGAGGTTATTTCCCTTATCAGAGCTTCTGAAAATAAGGCAGATGCCAAGGAAAATCTTAAAGTCAGCTATGATTTTTCAGAAGAACAAGCCGAAGCTATCGTGACCTTGCAACTTTATCGTTTAACAAATACGGATATCGTCGCTCTCCAAAATGAGGAAGCCAATTTACGTGAACAGATTGCGACCTTGGCTGCCATCATTGGTGATGAGCGTACCATGTTTAATGTCATGAAACGTGAACTTCGTGATATTAAGAAGAAATTTGGAAATGACCGTCGTTCAGAGTTGCAAGCAGAAACCAAGACTATTGAAATTGATACCGCAAGTCTGATTGTTGAAGAAGAAACCTATGTCAGCATCACTCGTGGTGGTTATGTCAAACGTACTAGCCCACGATCTTTCAATGCTTCGATGATTGAAGAAGTTGGAAAACGTGATGATGATGATTTGATTCTGGTTCAGCAGGCTAAGACGACACAGCATCTCTTGATTTTTACCAATCAGGCCAATGTGATTTATCGTCCAATACATGAGTTACCAGATATTCGTTGGAAGGATCTAGGAGAGCATTTATCACAAACTATAACTAATTTTTCGAAAGATGAAGAAGTGCTTTATGCAGAAATCCTGGATGATTTTGAAACTGGTACTTACCTGGCAACCACTAAGCTTGGTCAAATTAAACGTTTCGAACGTAAGGAATTTACGCCATGGCGTACCTACAAGTCTAAGTCGGTTAAATATGGTAAACTCAAGGATGAAAGTGATGTGATCGTCACAGTAACTCCAATTCAATTGGATGATATCATGATTATCACTCAAAAAGGATATGCCCTTCGTTTCAATGCGGATGAAGTTCCAGTGGTTGGTGCTAAGGCAGTAGGTGTTAAGGCAATCAATCTTAAGGATGACGACAAGGTTCAGGCCGTTTTTGTGGCAAATACGCAAAGTTTCTACTTACTTACACAACGAGCTAGTCTCAAACGTGTGGCGACGTCCGATATTCCACGGACTAAGCGAGCTGGTCGAGGTCTCCAGGTTCTTCGTGAGCTTAAGACCAAGCCTCACTGTGTCTTCACAGCTGGCCCAGTCTTTACAGAAAATGCTGGAGCTGAGATAGATCTTCTAGCAACACCAGTAGAAGAGACTCCTCAGATCTTGTTTGTAATAGCTACGACAGGTGAAACTGCAGAGGTTGATTTATCACTTCTTAATCTGTCAGAGCGTACTAGCAACGGAAGTTTCATTGAAGGACTAGCAGATAAGGAAGTCTTCTCAGCCAAAATTCTTAAAAAATAGAGTTAAGAAAGCTTTGTTCTCTTACTAGAGGGCAGAGTTTTTTTCTTTGGCTGACAAAATAACTCTTATAAAATAATTGTCAGAATTTTGCAACATAACATTGAAATTTTCAATGAAAAGGACTATACTAGAAAGCACATAGTAACAGAAAAGAGGACATACACATGACGGTTGATTTAGACTGGGAAAATATAGGATTTAATTACCGTAAACTTCCATTCCGTTATATTTCATATTACAAAGATGGTAAATGGGATGAGGGGCAATTGACTGAGGATGCAACCTTGCACATTTCAGAATCGTCTCCAGCCCTTCACTATGGTCAAGAAGCTTTTGAAGGTCTCAAAGCTTACCGCACTAAAGATGGCTCTATTCAATTGTTCCGTCCAGATGAAAATGCCAGACGTCTACAACGTACTGCTGATCGTCTTTTGATGCCACAAGTTCCAGTGGAAAAATTTGTAGATGCTTGT
This region of Streptococcus thermophilus genomic DNA includes:
- the parC gene encoding DNA topoisomerase IV subunit A — protein: MSNIQNMSLEDIMGERFGRYSKYIIQERALPDIRDGLKPVQRRILYSMNKDGNTYDKGYRKSAKSVGNIMGNFHPHGDSSIYDAMVRMSQDWKNREILVEMHGNNGSMDGDPPAAMRYTEARLSEIAGYLLQDIDKNTVPWAWNFDDTEKEPTVLPAAFPNLLVNGATGISAGYATDIPPHNLAEVIDAVVYMIDHPSAKLDKLMEFLPGPDFPTGAIIQGKDEIRKAYETGKGRVVVRSRTEIEQLKGGKKQIIVTEIPYDVNKAVLVKKIDDIRVNNKVPGIAEVRDESDRSGLRIAIELKKDADSQTILNYLLKYTDLQVNYNFNMVAIDHFTPRQVGLQKILSSYIAHRRDIIVARSKFDKEKAEKRLHIVEGLIRVISILDEVISLIRASENKADAKENLKVSYDFSEEQAEAIVTLQLYRLTNTDIVALQNEEANLREQIATLAAIIGDERTMFNVMKRELRDIKKKFGNDRRSELQAETKTIEIDTASLIVEEETYVSITRGGYVKRTSPRSFNASMIEEVGKRDDDDLILVQQAKTTQHLLIFTNQANVIYRPIHELPDIRWKDLGEHLSQTITNFSKDEEVLYAEILDDFETGTYLATTKLGQIKRFERKEFTPWRTYKSKSVKYGKLKDESDVIVTVTPIQLDDIMIITQKGYALRFNADEVPVVGAKAVGVKAINLKDDDKVQAVFVANTQSFYLLTQRASLKRVATSDIPRTKRAGRGLQVLRELKTKPHCVFTAGPVFTENAGAEIDLLATPVEETPQILFVIATTGETAEVDLSLLNLSERTSNGSFIEGLADKEVFSAKILKK